One window of the Dermacentor andersoni chromosome 10, qqDerAnde1_hic_scaffold, whole genome shotgun sequence genome contains the following:
- the LOC126543987 gene encoding uncharacterized protein has protein sequence MATDSGVSSNGLVSHPLSEPPLSLPGSRKGSGEDVLTASGAAGSPCGPLVSPVACQSSSPNGDLCDPKDTTIKVADDGLVALVPSCSDLCSSEASGIAPKSTECSLAQQSPNCATPPASPGLPASSTLEEPSSRLQAPDVSATTMVDSPKGDEVRVATDAADCVSGPVHECSPESAMTTSLSNGILPEAGGGAVSGMQSTTGSETNVESPSRNHIFEPLQNGKLPEQLPSGGSPRHSRDRGLQESPNVQRTTSPESPRENGTRSPCCNGREEVRTLVTSQAIVGSSPRARGCEPSPDAGSETTGKKHCAAVTNGDVGLRCVRDSTGVGSDRTVLPAPAALPEVRRRSASDGAVKENGWARRGRSSHSECNGLDRRTIVLSSSSGSSSGSTEGPDSPLPGETLGSGVRWSGGGRSVSEVKELAYARLQAELSRAQQELRLRDEEVARLSQIRDQVGAELEELTASLFEEANNMVREANMKQAGAEKRLQEATLKVEVLQAEVSALKALVLTSTPSRPNTHLHPQLSRHRHRRSPSNYELATCRPPSPPSQQVSQQQQQQQQQGQSQSGQAGSDGTSPDLSEVDPVCHREFLRWQEKPTVSDRQDMFVSRLYREDVLPCLHFPNCQLAAQVLRAIEENSITIEAVNAANPFPRRCSLLEAPRVCQYRMRLGDSGSAWYHISQLCRNRITSVCDLFCYLRYIQQGLVRSSLQEMYWEVMRRRRSIALARLGLPPC, from the exons ATGGCGACGGACAGTGGCGTCTCCTCCAACGGACTTGTGTCGCATCCATTGTCAGAGCCACCACTCAGCCTGCCGGGTAGCAGGAAAGGCAGCGGGGAAGATGTCCTGACCGCTTCAGGTGCTGCAGG GTCACCCTGCGGACCACTGGTTAGTCCGGTAGCCTGCCAGAGCTCAAGCCCAAATGGGGATTTATGCGATCCAAAAGACACCACCATTAAGGTTGCAGACGACGGCCTGGTTGCACTGGTTCCAAGCTGCAGTGACCTGTGCAGTTCGGAAGCTTCGGGCATTGCGCCCAAGTCGACAGAATGCAGTCTTGCGCAGCAGTCTCCTAATTGTGCGACTCCTCCTGCAAGTCCAGGTTTACCCGCTTCATCAACGCTTGAAGAACCTAGTTCCAGACTGCAAGCTCCAGACGTCTCTGCAACAACAATGGTTGATTCGCCAAAGGGGGATGAGGTACGGGTTGCCACTGATGCGGCAGACTGTGTCTCCGGACCTGTCCATGAGTGTTCTCCAGAGTCGGCGATGACAACCTCGTTGAGCAATGGCATTCTACCCGAGGCAGGTGGCGGTGCTGTCTCAGGAATGCAGAGCACCACTGGCTCTGAAACTAATGTGGAGTCTCCCAGCAGGAACCACATCTTTGAACCACTGCAAAACGGGAAGTTGCCAGAACAGCTCCCAAGCGGTGGCTCTCCACGGCACTCTCGTGACAGAGGACTTCAAGAGTCGCCCAATGTGCAAAGGACGACTTCTCCCGAGTCGCCAAGAGAAAATGGCACGCGATCGCCGTGCTGCAACGGGAGGGAGGAAGTGCGGACACTGGTCACTAGCCAAGCCATTGTTGGGAGTAGCCCGAGGGCTCGGGGTTGTGAGCCATCTCCGGACGCAGGGTCAGAGACCACTGGAAAGAAGCACTGTGCTGCTGTTACCAATGGGGATGTGGGCTTGAGGTGCGTCCGAGACAGTACTGGCGTCGGCAGTGACAGGACTGTGCTTCCAGCCCCAGCTGCCCTTCCGGAAGTAAGGAGGCGCAGTGCTTCGGACGGGGCAGTTAAGGAGAACGGCTGGGCACGAAG GGGTCGGTCTAGCCACTCGGAGTGCAACGGTCTAGACCGGCGCACTATTGTGCTGAGCAGCAGCAGTGGTAGCAGCAGTGGCTCCACTGAGGGGCCCGACAGTCCCTTGCCCGGAGAGACCCTTGG CTCTGGTGTCCGATGGAGTGGTGGGGGGCGCAGTGTCTCCGAGGTCAAGGAGCTCGCTTACGCCCGCCTGCAGGCAGAGCTGTCACGTGCACAGCAG GAGCTGCGCCTCCGCGACGAGGAAGTTGCTCGGCTGAGCCAGATCCGAGACCAGGTGGGTGCCGAGCTGGAGGAGCTCACCGCTAGCCTATTTGAG GAAGCAAACAACATGGTGCGAGAGGCCAACATGAAGCAGGCGGGAGCTGAGAAGCGGCTCCAGGAAGCTACTCTGAAG GTGGAAGTGTTGCAAGCGGAAGTGAGCGCCCTGAAGGCGCTCGTCCTCACTTCGACACCCAGCCGGCCCAACACGCACCTTCACCCACAGCTCAGTCGGCACCGCCACCGGCGGTCGCCCTCCAACTACGAGCTGGCCACGTGTCGGCCACCTTCCCCGCCCAGCCAGCAGGTGtcccagcagcaacaacagcagcagcagcagggccaGTCCCAGTCGGGCCAGGCTGGCAGCGATGGAACGAGCCCTGACCTCTCAGAG GTGGACCCAGTGTGCCATCGGGAGTTCCTCCGGTGGCAGGAGAAGCCAACCGTGTCGGACCGGCAGGACATGTTTGTGTCGCGACTGTACCGGGAGGATGTGCTGCCCTGCCTGCACTTTCCGAACTGCCAGCTGGCTGCACAAGTGCTTCGCGCTATCGAGGAGAACAGCATCACCATCGAGGCAGTCAACGCGGCCAACCCCTTTCCCAG GCGCTGTTCCCTGTTGGAGGCGCCACGTGTTTGCCAGTACCGCATGCGGCTAGGTGACTCGGGCTCTGCCTGGTACCACATCTCGCAGCTGTGCCGAAACCGG ATAACGTCAGTGTGTGACCTCTTCTGCTACCTACGCTACATACAGCAGGGCCTGGTTCGCAGCAGCC